In the genome of Photobacterium sp. TY1-4, one region contains:
- a CDS encoding YitT family protein yields the protein MSGYHHSHKENIIAILTGTFVVAQGVFFLQQAHLLTGGTTGLALLLSQFIGLSFGQLYFLLNTPFYLMAWFRMSRSFAVTSIISGGLVSVITDHMHYVLEISRLEPLYCAMIGGLLMGLGMLILFRHQTSLGGFNVLVLYLQEKFGWSAGKLQMGIDLCILIASYFLVSPMTLALSVLGAVMLNLVLAMNHKPGRYSGSAIAG from the coding sequence TTGAGCGGTTATCATCATTCCCATAAAGAGAACATCATTGCGATCCTGACCGGCACCTTTGTCGTCGCCCAGGGCGTGTTCTTTCTTCAGCAAGCCCATTTGCTGACCGGCGGCACCACAGGTCTTGCCCTTTTGCTCAGCCAGTTTATCGGCCTGTCGTTCGGCCAGCTGTATTTTCTGCTCAATACTCCGTTCTACCTGATGGCCTGGTTCCGGATGAGCCGCAGTTTTGCCGTCACCAGCATTATCTCCGGCGGTCTGGTCTCGGTGATCACCGACCATATGCACTACGTGCTGGAAATCAGCCGGCTGGAGCCGCTGTACTGCGCGATGATCGGCGGACTGCTGATGGGACTGGGGATGCTGATCCTGTTTCGCCATCAGACCAGCCTGGGCGGATTCAATGTGCTGGTCCTCTATTTACAGGAAAAGTTCGGCTGGTCGGCCGGCAAACTGCAGATGGGGATCGACCTCTGTATCCTGATCGCCTCCTACTTCCTGGTCAGCCCGATGACCCTGGCGCTGTCTGTGCTGGGTGCGGTGATGCTGAACCTGGTGCTGGCGATGAACCACAAGCCCGGACGCTACAGCGGCTCGGCGATTGCCGGCTAG
- the glnB gene encoding nitrogen regulatory protein P-II has product MKKIEAVIKPFKLDDVREALAEVGITGMTVSEVKGFGRQKGHTELYRGAEYMVDFLPKVKLEIVVADDVAEQCIETIIETAQTGKIGDGKIFMFDVERVVRIRTGEEDEDAI; this is encoded by the coding sequence ATGAAGAAAATTGAAGCCGTTATTAAGCCGTTTAAGCTTGATGATGTTCGAGAAGCGCTTGCAGAAGTCGGCATCACCGGGATGACGGTGTCGGAAGTCAAGGGCTTTGGGCGCCAGAAAGGGCACACGGAGCTGTATCGTGGCGCCGAGTATATGGTTGATTTCCTACCGAAAGTGAAGCTGGAAATCGTGGTGGCGGATGATGTCGCGGAGCAATGCATCGAGACCATTATCGAGACGGCGCAAACCGGTAAGATCGGTGACGGCAAGATCTTTATGTTCGATGTTGAGCGTGTGGTGCGGATCCGCACCGGCGAAGAAGACGAAGACGCTATCTAA
- the purL gene encoding phosphoribosylformylglycinamidine synthase, whose protein sequence is MEILRGSPALSEFRVQKLLERCRELGLPVSGIYAEFMHFADLSAPLSKDEQDKLASLLTYGPTIAEHEPSGLLLLITPRPGTISPWSSKSTDIARNCALTQVKRLERGTAYYIETTAALSDAQLVELKGLIHDRMMEVVFTETDAAAALFTQAEPAPVKSVDILAGGRQALAEANVALGLALAEDEIDYLVENFTKLGRNPNDIELMMFAQANSEHCRHKIFNADWTIDGVDQDKSLFKMIKNTYELHSDYVLSAYKDNAAVMTGSKVGRFFPDPASRQYNYHQEDAHILMKVETHNHPTAISPWPGASTGSGGEIRDEGATGIGGKPKAGLVGFTVSNLRIPNFEQPWESDFGKPGRIVNALDIMLEGPLGGAAFNNEFGRPNLLGYFRTYEEKVTSHNGEEIRGYHKPIMIAGGMGNIRDEHVQKKEIPVGAKLIVLGGPAMNIGLGGGAASSMASGQSAEDLDFASVQRENPEMERRCQEVIDRCWQMGEANPIAFIHDVGAGGISNALPELVDDGERGGKFQLRDVPNDEPGMSPLEIWCNESQERYVLAVAPEHMDIFDAICQRERAPYAVVGEATEERHLTLEDSHFDNTPIDMPMDILLGKPPKMHRDVTSQKAEGQAIDRSTIVLEEATHRVLRLPAVAEKTFLITIGDRTVTGLVARDQMVGPWQVPVANCAVTAASYDTYHGEAMSMGERTPVALLDFAASARLAVGEAITNIASADIGDLKRIKLSANWMSPAGHPGEDAGLYEAVKAVGEELCPALGLTIPVGKDSMSMKTQWEENGEAKEVTSPLSLVITAFGRVEDVRKTVTPQLRTDKGDSSLLLIDLGCGQNRLGATALAQVYKQLGDKPADVDNPELLKGFFHAVQALIRDEKLLAYHDRGDGGLYVTLAEMAFAGHTGVEVDLNTTDGDACDDVLASLFNEELGAVIQVRTEDLDTVQSVLATHGLDACSHVIGTVVDEDVLRIWNGNDRVLEQSRTELRTIWAETTYQMQAMRDNPAGALQEFEAKRDVADPGLNTKLSFNLDEDVAAPFIATGARPQMAILREQGVNSHVEMAAAFDRAGFDARDVHMSDILSGRVALDGFNGLVACGGFSYGDVLGAGEGWAKSILFNGMAREQFERFFHRNDTFALGVCNGCQMMSNLRELIPGADLWPRFVRNESERFEARFSLVEVQQSDSLFFNGMAGSRMPIAVSHGEGRVEVRDGAHLNAIEQSGTVALRYLDNYGNVTQNYPANPNGSPNGITGLTTQDGRVTIMMPHPERVFRTVANSWHPDDWNENSPWMRMFRNARVNLG, encoded by the coding sequence ATGGAAATTTTGCGTGGTTCACCCGCACTGTCTGAGTTTCGCGTTCAAAAGCTGCTAGAGCGCTGCCGCGAATTGGGGCTGCCTGTGTCAGGCATTTACGCTGAGTTCATGCATTTTGCTGATCTGTCAGCGCCGCTGAGCAAGGACGAGCAAGACAAGCTGGCTAGCCTGTTAACCTACGGTCCGACGATTGCAGAGCATGAGCCGTCCGGCCTGTTGCTTCTGATCACCCCGCGCCCGGGGACGATTTCTCCCTGGTCTTCCAAATCGACTGATATCGCCCGTAACTGCGCCCTGACTCAGGTGAAACGCCTGGAGCGCGGGACGGCGTATTATATCGAAACCACAGCTGCCCTTTCCGACGCTCAACTTGTTGAGCTGAAAGGTCTGATCCACGATCGCATGATGGAAGTGGTGTTCACCGAGACGGACGCCGCGGCGGCCCTGTTTACTCAGGCTGAGCCGGCGCCGGTGAAAAGCGTAGATATTCTGGCGGGTGGCCGTCAGGCCCTGGCAGAAGCGAACGTGGCGCTGGGTCTGGCGCTGGCGGAAGATGAAATTGACTACCTGGTGGAGAACTTCACCAAACTGGGTCGTAACCCGAACGACATCGAGCTGATGATGTTTGCCCAGGCGAACTCTGAGCACTGCCGCCATAAGATCTTCAATGCCGATTGGACGATTGACGGGGTGGATCAGGACAAGTCGCTGTTCAAGATGATCAAGAACACCTATGAGCTGCACAGCGACTACGTCCTGTCTGCTTACAAAGACAATGCCGCGGTGATGACCGGCTCCAAAGTGGGTCGCTTCTTCCCGGATCCGGCCTCGCGCCAGTACAACTACCACCAGGAAGATGCCCATATCCTGATGAAGGTGGAAACCCATAACCACCCAACCGCGATTTCGCCTTGGCCGGGCGCATCAACCGGCTCAGGCGGTGAGATCCGTGACGAAGGTGCCACCGGGATCGGCGGTAAGCCAAAAGCCGGTCTGGTTGGCTTTACGGTATCGAACCTGCGAATTCCGAACTTCGAGCAGCCTTGGGAAAGCGATTTCGGCAAGCCGGGCCGGATTGTCAACGCGCTGGATATTATGCTGGAAGGCCCGCTGGGCGGCGCGGCATTTAACAATGAATTTGGCCGTCCGAACCTGCTGGGTTACTTCCGGACTTATGAAGAGAAAGTCACCTCTCATAACGGTGAAGAGATCCGTGGCTACCACAAGCCGATCATGATTGCCGGCGGGATGGGTAACATTCGTGACGAGCATGTCCAGAAGAAAGAAATTCCGGTCGGCGCCAAGCTGATTGTGCTGGGTGGCCCGGCAATGAACATTGGCCTCGGTGGCGGCGCGGCTTCTTCGATGGCCTCCGGTCAGTCGGCAGAAGATCTCGACTTTGCTTCAGTGCAGCGCGAAAACCCGGAAATGGAGCGTCGCTGTCAGGAAGTGATCGACCGCTGCTGGCAGATGGGCGAAGCCAACCCCATCGCCTTTATCCACGATGTCGGTGCGGGCGGGATTTCCAATGCCCTGCCGGAGCTGGTGGATGACGGTGAGCGCGGCGGCAAGTTCCAGCTGCGTGATGTGCCGAATGATGAGCCGGGCATGAGCCCGCTGGAAATCTGGTGTAACGAATCGCAAGAGCGTTATGTTCTGGCGGTTGCGCCGGAGCATATGGACATCTTCGATGCGATTTGTCAGCGCGAGCGTGCGCCGTACGCCGTGGTCGGTGAAGCCACCGAAGAACGTCATCTGACGCTGGAAGACAGCCATTTCGACAATACGCCAATCGATATGCCGATGGATATCCTGCTCGGCAAGCCGCCGAAGATGCACCGGGATGTGACTTCGCAAAAAGCCGAAGGACAGGCGATTGATCGCAGCACGATTGTGCTGGAAGAAGCCACCCACCGCGTGTTGCGTCTGCCGGCGGTAGCCGAGAAGACCTTCCTGATCACCATTGGTGACCGTACTGTGACCGGTCTGGTTGCCCGCGATCAGATGGTCGGTCCGTGGCAGGTGCCGGTCGCCAACTGTGCGGTCACGGCAGCAAGCTACGACACCTACCACGGTGAAGCCATGTCGATGGGTGAGCGGACACCGGTTGCGCTGCTGGACTTTGCCGCGTCGGCCCGTCTGGCGGTCGGTGAAGCGATCACCAACATTGCCAGTGCCGATATCGGCGATCTGAAACGCATCAAGCTGTCGGCCAACTGGATGTCACCGGCCGGTCATCCGGGTGAAGACGCTGGTCTGTATGAAGCGGTGAAAGCGGTCGGTGAAGAGCTGTGTCCGGCGCTGGGCCTGACCATTCCGGTCGGCAAAGACTCAATGTCGATGAAGACCCAGTGGGAAGAGAACGGCGAAGCCAAAGAAGTGACGTCACCGCTGTCATTGGTGATCACGGCCTTCGGTCGCGTCGAAGATGTGCGCAAGACGGTCACGCCGCAACTGCGCACGGACAAAGGCGACTCGAGCCTGCTGCTGATCGATCTTGGCTGCGGTCAGAACCGTCTGGGTGCGACAGCCCTGGCACAAGTATACAAACAACTGGGTGACAAGCCGGCGGATGTTGATAACCCTGAACTGCTGAAAGGCTTCTTCCACGCGGTGCAGGCGCTGATCCGCGACGAGAAACTGCTGGCTTATCATGACCGCGGTGACGGCGGCCTGTATGTGACGCTGGCCGAGATGGCCTTTGCCGGTCATACCGGGGTGGAAGTCGATTTGAACACCACCGATGGCGATGCGTGCGACGATGTGCTGGCAAGCCTGTTCAACGAAGAGCTGGGCGCGGTGATCCAGGTCCGGACCGAAGATCTGGATACAGTCCAGTCGGTGCTGGCGACCCATGGTCTGGACGCGTGCAGCCACGTGATCGGCACCGTGGTAGACGAAGATGTACTGCGGATCTGGAACGGCAATGATCGTGTGCTGGAGCAAAGCCGCACTGAGCTGCGTACCATCTGGGCGGAAACCACCTACCAGATGCAGGCGATGCGTGACAATCCGGCGGGTGCGTTGCAGGAATTCGAAGCCAAGCGGGATGTCGCCGATCCGGGCCTCAACACTAAGCTGAGCTTCAATCTGGACGAAGATGTGGCCGCGCCGTTTATTGCAACCGGTGCCCGCCCGCAGATGGCCATCCTGCGTGAGCAGGGCGTGAACTCGCATGTCGAAATGGCGGCAGCATTTGACCGTGCCGGCTTTGATGCCCGCGATGTCCACATGAGCGACATTCTGTCCGGTCGTGTGGCATTGGATGGCTTCAACGGCCTGGTGGCCTGTGGCGGCTTCTCTTACGGGGATGTGCTGGGTGCCGGTGAAGGCTGGGCGAAGTCGATTCTGTTCAACGGCATGGCGCGTGAGCAGTTCGAGCGTTTCTTCCATCGCAACGACACTTTCGCCCTGGGCGTGTGTAACGGCTGTCAGATGATGTCGAACCTGCGCGAGTTGATCCCGGGCGCTGATTTGTGGCCGCGTTTCGTGCGCAATGAATCCGAGCGTTTTGAAGCACGCTTCAGCCTGGTGGAAGTGCAGCAGAGTGACTCGCTGTTCTTCAACGGCATGGCCGGTTCGCGGATGCCGATTGCGGTCTCGCACGGGGAAGGTCGCGTGGAAGTTCGCGATGGCGCGCACCTGAATGCGATTGAACAATCCGGTACGGTGGCCCTGCGTTACCTCGATAACTACGGCAACGTCACTCAGAACTATCCGGCGAACCCGAACGGCTCCCCGAACGGGATCACCGGCCTGACTACTCAGGACGGCCGTGTCACCATTATGATGCCGCACCCGGAGCGGGTATTCCGTACGGTGGCGAACTCCTGGCATCCGGATGACTGGAACGAAAACAGCCCGTGGATGCGGATGTTCCGTAACGCCCGGGTCAACCTGGGCTAA
- the mltF gene encoding membrane-bound lytic murein transglycosylase MltF produces the protein MLNNILFPQRLRLLLAAVLSLTLLSGCNWLEAPEKSDLERIRDSGVLRVGTLNNQLSYFIGNEGPTGLDYELAQRFADKLGVKLEMQPMFTLSGLFPTLKRGDVDLVAAGLTMTKERLAEFRAAPAYYYASQIVVYKKGQWRPRSIEDLAENKGRLVVVKGSSHERSLETLKVLHPDLAWEALAETDSDELLRLVATGELDYTLADSVDVALSQRIHPDIATALELTEDEPIAWFLNQAADDSLYALLIEFFGELKQSGELAKLEEKYFGHVATFDYVDTRAFLRAIEKKLPRWESLFKKYSEELDWRLIAALSYQESHWNPRAVSPTGVRGMMMLTLPTAKSVGVTNRLDPEQSIRGGVQYLRKMINRIPDSVEGHEKVWFALASYNVGFGHLMDARRLTKKQGGDPDAWSDVKQRLPMLRQRKYYRQTRYGYARGDEALNYVENIRRYYQSIMGYEQAHRQQLQKEQIAEVDGLHTITPPETPPVKPEAIEEAAKAAKPTRTASN, from the coding sequence TTGTTGAACAACATTCTATTTCCCCAACGCCTGCGCCTGTTGCTGGCTGCGGTGCTCAGCCTGACGCTGCTCAGCGGCTGCAACTGGCTCGAAGCCCCGGAGAAAAGCGACCTTGAGCGGATCCGCGACAGCGGCGTCCTGCGCGTGGGTACCCTGAATAACCAGTTGTCCTACTTTATCGGCAATGAAGGGCCGACCGGCCTCGACTATGAGCTGGCGCAGCGCTTCGCCGACAAACTGGGCGTCAAACTGGAAATGCAGCCGATGTTTACCCTCTCCGGGCTTTTTCCAACGCTCAAACGCGGCGATGTCGATCTCGTGGCTGCCGGCCTGACCATGACCAAAGAGCGTCTGGCTGAATTCCGAGCCGCGCCCGCGTATTACTATGCCAGCCAGATTGTGGTCTACAAAAAAGGCCAGTGGCGCCCGCGCAGCATTGAAGATTTAGCCGAAAACAAAGGCAGACTCGTGGTCGTGAAAGGCTCAAGCCACGAACGCAGCCTGGAGACCTTAAAAGTCCTGCACCCGGACCTGGCCTGGGAAGCACTGGCCGAAACTGACAGCGACGAGCTGCTGCGCTTGGTGGCGACCGGCGAACTGGACTACACCCTGGCGGACTCGGTCGACGTTGCGCTCAGCCAACGCATCCACCCTGATATTGCCACAGCGCTGGAGCTCACCGAAGATGAGCCCATCGCCTGGTTCCTCAACCAGGCAGCCGATGACAGCCTGTATGCACTGCTGATCGAATTTTTCGGCGAGCTGAAGCAGAGCGGCGAGCTGGCCAAACTGGAAGAGAAATACTTCGGCCATGTCGCCACCTTTGACTACGTCGATACCCGCGCCTTCCTGCGTGCCATTGAGAAAAAATTGCCGCGCTGGGAAAGCCTGTTCAAGAAATATTCCGAAGAGCTGGACTGGCGCTTGATCGCCGCCCTTTCCTATCAGGAGTCGCACTGGAACCCAAGAGCAGTCTCGCCGACCGGGGTCCGCGGAATGATGATGCTGACCTTGCCGACGGCGAAATCAGTCGGGGTGACCAATCGTCTGGATCCGGAGCAAAGTATTCGGGGTGGGGTGCAGTACCTGCGCAAGATGATCAACCGGATCCCGGACAGTGTCGAAGGCCATGAGAAGGTCTGGTTTGCCCTCGCCTCCTACAATGTCGGGTTTGGCCACCTGATGGATGCCCGCCGCCTGACCAAGAAACAAGGCGGTGATCCGGATGCCTGGAGTGACGTGAAACAGCGCCTGCCGATGCTGCGTCAGCGCAAGTACTACCGGCAGACCCGTTATGGCTATGCCCGCGGGGATGAGGCGCTCAACTACGTTGAAAATATTCGCCGTTACTACCAGAGCATCATGGGCTATGAGCAGGCGCACCGGCAGCAGCTTCAGAAAGAGCAAATCGCCGAAGTCGACGGCCTGCATACCATCACGCCACCGGAAACGCCGCCGGTAAAACCTGAAGCGATTGAGGAAGCGGCCAAGGCCGCCAAACCGACCCGAACGGCCAGTAATTAA
- the tadA gene encoding tRNA adenosine(34) deaminase TadA, with the protein MRGLIESRDYGKNDAVTEQSQDELFMRRAMVLAANAEAEGEVPVGAVVVHNGQVIGEGWNRSIGQHDATAHAEIMALRQAGQVLQNYRLIDTTLYVTLEPCPMCAGAMVHSRVGKVIYGASDPKTGAAGSIMNLLSYDEVNHHVAYEAGVLEAECRAQLQAFFKRRRAEKKAEKKARQAAEALKAAQDLKPMDG; encoded by the coding sequence ATGCGCGGCCTGATTGAAAGCCGCGACTACGGGAAGAACGACGCCGTGACTGAGCAAAGCCAAGATGAACTGTTTATGCGCCGGGCGATGGTGCTGGCGGCTAATGCCGAAGCCGAAGGCGAGGTGCCGGTGGGGGCCGTGGTGGTCCATAACGGGCAGGTGATTGGTGAAGGCTGGAACCGCTCGATCGGCCAGCACGATGCAACGGCCCATGCCGAGATCATGGCGCTGCGTCAGGCCGGCCAGGTGCTGCAAAATTATCGTCTGATCGACACGACGCTGTATGTCACCCTGGAGCCATGTCCGATGTGTGCCGGGGCCATGGTGCACAGCCGGGTGGGGAAAGTCATTTATGGCGCCAGCGATCCGAAAACGGGTGCCGCTGGCAGTATCATGAACCTGTTGAGCTATGACGAAGTCAACCACCATGTTGCCTACGAGGCGGGTGTGTTGGAAGCCGAATGCCGGGCTCAGTTGCAGGCCTTTTTCAAGCGCCGCCGGGCGGAGAAGAAAGCCGAAAAGAAAGCCAGGCAAGCGGCCGAGGCTCTGAAAGCTGCCCAGGACTTAAAACCAATGGATGGCTAG
- a CDS encoding S-(hydroxymethyl)glutathione dehydrogenase/class III alcohol dehydrogenase — MSESFIKSKAAIAWGPNQPLSIEEVDVMLPKAGEVLVRIVATGVCHTDAFTLSGDDPEGIFPAILGHEGGGIVEQVGEGVTSVQVGDHVIPLYTPECGECKFCRSGKTNLCQKIRETQGKGLMPDGTTRFYKDGQPIYHYMGCSTFSEYTVLPEISLAKVNKDAPLEEVCLLGCGVTTGMGAVLKTAKVQAGDTVAIFGLGGIGLSAIIGAAMAGASRIIGVDINEDKFALAKKLGATDCINPNDYDKPIQDVIVEMTDGGVDFSFECIGNVNVMRSALECCHKGWGESVIIGVAGAGQEISTRPFQLVTGRVWRGSAFGGVKGRSELPGIVEDYMAGKFKLDDFITHTMALEGINDAFDLMHEGKSIRSVIHYAK, encoded by the coding sequence ATGTCTGAATCCTTTATCAAATCCAAAGCCGCCATTGCCTGGGGACCCAACCAGCCACTCTCGATTGAAGAAGTCGATGTCATGCTGCCAAAAGCCGGTGAGGTGTTGGTCCGCATCGTGGCCACCGGGGTCTGCCACACCGATGCGTTTACCCTGTCCGGTGACGATCCGGAAGGCATTTTCCCGGCGATTCTCGGCCATGAAGGCGGCGGGATTGTCGAACAGGTCGGCGAAGGCGTGACCAGTGTTCAGGTCGGCGATCATGTGATCCCGCTGTACACCCCGGAATGCGGTGAGTGTAAATTCTGCCGGTCCGGCAAAACCAACCTGTGCCAGAAAATCCGCGAAACCCAGGGCAAGGGCCTGATGCCGGACGGCACCACCCGCTTCTACAAAGACGGTCAGCCGATTTACCACTACATGGGCTGCTCGACGTTCTCGGAATACACCGTACTGCCGGAGATCTCGCTGGCCAAGGTCAATAAAGATGCACCACTGGAAGAAGTCTGCCTGCTCGGCTGCGGGGTCACCACCGGGATGGGCGCGGTCCTGAAAACCGCCAAGGTTCAGGCCGGTGATACCGTGGCGATCTTTGGTCTCGGCGGGATCGGCCTGTCGGCGATTATCGGCGCTGCCATGGCCGGAGCCAGCCGGATCATCGGGGTCGACATCAACGAAGACAAGTTTGCACTGGCGAAAAAGCTGGGCGCGACTGACTGCATCAACCCGAACGATTACGACAAACCGATCCAGGACGTGATTGTCGAGATGACCGATGGCGGAGTGGATTTCTCGTTTGAATGTATCGGCAACGTCAACGTGATGCGCTCAGCACTCGAGTGTTGCCACAAGGGCTGGGGGGAGTCGGTGATCATCGGCGTCGCTGGTGCCGGACAGGAAATTTCGACCCGTCCGTTCCAGCTGGTCACCGGCCGCGTTTGGCGTGGCTCTGCGTTTGGCGGCGTCAAAGGGCGCTCTGAGTTACCTGGCATTGTGGAAGACTACATGGCCGGCAAATTCAAGCTGGATGATTTCATCACCCACACCATGGCGCTGGAAGGCATCAATGACGCGTTTGACCTGATGCATGAAGGCAAGAGTATCCGCAGTGTGATCCACTACGCCAAATAA
- the fghA gene encoding S-formylglutathione hydrolase has protein sequence MTIENISANKSFGGWHKQYTHRAESLNCDMRFAIYLPPQVATGAKVPVVYWLSGLTCTDENFMQKAGAHRIAAELGIAIVAPDTSPRGDGVADDPDGSYDFGLGAGFYVNATQPPWNRHYRMYDYVVQELPALIEANFPVSTQRAICGHSMGGHGALMISLRNPTRYSSVSAFSPISHPMNCPWGQKAFSGYLGDDQSQWAQYDSCELMKQATDLVPALVDQGDQDPFLNEQLNPETLQHAAKQNQYPLELRMQTGYDHSYYFIASFIEDHLRFHAEHFQAN, from the coding sequence ATGACGATTGAAAATATCAGTGCCAACAAAAGCTTCGGCGGCTGGCACAAGCAATATACTCACCGTGCCGAGTCGCTCAATTGCGACATGCGCTTTGCCATCTACCTGCCGCCACAAGTCGCCACCGGAGCCAAGGTGCCGGTGGTCTACTGGCTTTCGGGCCTGACCTGTACCGACGAGAACTTTATGCAAAAAGCCGGGGCGCACCGCATTGCCGCCGAGCTGGGAATTGCCATCGTCGCACCGGATACCAGCCCACGTGGCGACGGCGTGGCAGACGATCCGGACGGCAGCTATGATTTCGGCCTCGGGGCCGGCTTTTATGTCAACGCCACTCAACCGCCGTGGAACCGCCACTACCGCATGTACGACTATGTGGTTCAGGAGTTGCCGGCCCTGATCGAGGCCAATTTCCCGGTCAGTACGCAACGGGCGATTTGCGGCCACTCCATGGGCGGCCACGGCGCACTGATGATCAGCCTGCGCAATCCGACCCGCTACAGCTCGGTGTCTGCCTTCAGCCCGATCAGCCATCCAATGAATTGTCCGTGGGGGCAAAAAGCCTTCTCCGGCTATCTGGGCGATGACCAATCACAATGGGCCCAGTACGACAGTTGCGAGCTGATGAAACAAGCGACCGACCTGGTACCGGCACTGGTGGATCAGGGCGATCAGGACCCGTTTCTCAACGAGCAACTGAACCCCGAAACCCTCCAGCATGCAGCCAAACAAAATCAGTATCCGCTGGAACTGCGCATGCAAACCGGTTACGACCACAGCTATTATTTTATCGCCAGCTTCATCGAAGACCATCTGCGCTTCCATGCCGAGCACTTCCAGGCGAATTGA
- a CDS encoding AbgT family transporter: MSDTMASPPSQSGVIGFIERVGKKIPDPVIIFMSLLVFCLALTGLIGGLQFETTGADGNAVTHTIKNMLATENVRWMFDNALLTNWLSFGRGVLGVILIVMVGVGIAEHSGLLSTVIKKVGLRINERWLPLLVVFLGIMSSIASDAGYLILIPLSGLLYAGLGKNPLIGMAAAFAGVSAGFSANLIPATPSDVILGVNARIFAESQGIPFVTASGDPINPATMHYFFIATSTFLLAGLGAWVTVRFVTPRLEKMSYQIPDDLNLDDFQVTEAENKGLRAAGIGLILALGAVAALAMGPLATYTNDAGREVTPYLDNVILLIAMVFATIGIFFGVATGKFKSMQDVVSAMVKQMNTMGYILVLTFFSYNFLALLSFSDLGTYVTYLGATFLASLGLQDFPILLILGFILTTAVINLFVGGLTSKWMLLGPIFVPMLYQVNPDMTPEMVTAAYRVADSSTNIITPMMTYAGVVLAFMRKYKPELSFGDVIAMMVPYSAAFLVVWSAVLVGFFTFGIPLGF; this comes from the coding sequence ATGAGTGATACCATGGCTTCACCACCGTCCCAGTCGGGCGTGATTGGATTCATTGAGCGCGTCGGAAAAAAAATCCCGGACCCGGTCATTATCTTTATGTCCCTGTTGGTGTTCTGTCTGGCGCTGACCGGGTTGATCGGTGGTTTACAGTTTGAAACCACCGGGGCCGACGGGAATGCGGTGACCCACACCATTAAAAATATGCTGGCGACGGAAAATGTCCGTTGGATGTTTGATAATGCGCTGCTCACCAACTGGTTGTCATTCGGACGTGGTGTGCTGGGCGTGATCCTGATTGTGATGGTCGGGGTTGGGATTGCCGAGCACTCCGGCTTGCTGTCTACCGTCATCAAGAAAGTTGGTCTGCGGATCAATGAACGCTGGTTGCCGCTCCTGGTGGTGTTCCTCGGCATTATGAGCTCCATTGCCAGCGATGCTGGTTACCTGATCCTGATCCCGCTGTCGGGATTGTTATATGCCGGGTTGGGCAAGAACCCGCTGATCGGGATGGCGGCTGCATTTGCCGGTGTTTCGGCAGGCTTCTCGGCGAACCTGATCCCGGCCACGCCATCGGATGTGATTCTCGGGGTGAATGCCCGCATTTTTGCTGAGTCCCAGGGGATCCCGTTTGTCACCGCCAGTGGCGATCCGATCAACCCGGCCACCATGCACTATTTCTTCATTGCCACGTCGACCTTCCTGCTGGCTGGTCTGGGGGCTTGGGTGACGGTGCGTTTCGTGACACCGCGTCTGGAGAAAATGTCCTACCAGATCCCCGACGATCTTAATCTGGATGATTTCCAGGTGACTGAAGCTGAGAACAAAGGGCTACGCGCGGCTGGCATCGGCCTGATCCTGGCGCTGGGTGCCGTGGCGGCACTGGCGATGGGACCGCTGGCGACTTATACCAACGACGCCGGTCGGGAAGTGACGCCTTATCTGGATAACGTGATCCTGCTGATTGCCATGGTGTTTGCCACCATTGGGATTTTCTTCGGGGTGGCGACCGGCAAGTTCAAGTCGATGCAGGATGTGGTGTCGGCGATGGTGAAACAGATGAACACCATGGGTTACATCCTGGTGCTGACGTTCTTCTCCTACAACTTTCTGGCGTTGCTGAGCTTCTCTGATCTGGGTACCTACGTGACCTATCTGGGGGCGACGTTCCTGGCATCGCTGGGCTTGCAGGACTTTCCGATCCTGCTGATCCTGGGCTTCATTCTGACCACGGCGGTGATTAACCTGTTTGTTGGGGGCCTGACGTCGAAGTGGATGCTGCTGGGGCCGATCTTCGTGCCGATGCTGTATCAGGTGAATCCGGACATGACACCGGAAATGGTGACGGCGGCGTATCGGGTAGCAGACTCTTCAACCAACATCATTACCCCGATGATGACCTATGCCGGGGTGGTGCTGGCCTTCATGCGTAAATATAAGCCTGAACTGTCGTTTGGTGATGTGATTGCCATGATGGTGCCTTACTCGGCGGCCTTCCTGGTGGTTTGGTCAGCGGTGCTGGTGGGCTTCTTTACTTTCGGCATTCCGTTGGGTTTCTGA